The sequence ATCTGCCCTGGATGGTATAACTTCTATTGTCTTTGCATCAAGCATGGGTATAGGGGTGGCTTTTTCCGCTCTGCCTGTTTTTATATACCAAGGATTAATAACCTTGACTGCAGCATCCATGAAAGTATTTTTAACAGATGCTATTATAAGGGAGATGACGGCGACAGGAGGGGTTTTAATTTTGGGCATAGGCTTGAATATCCTTGAAATAACTAAAATCAAGGTTGGAAACATGCTGCCGGCCATAATAGGGGCTGTATTTTTAACTGTTCTTATGGCTAGATTTCCTTTTTAATATTAATATATTTGTACATAATCGGGGAGGTGAGTTTAGTGCAGGAAGATATATATAACCTTTCTACACCCCATCTTATTATACGCAGAGATGTTCTGGAAAACAATATAAGAGACATGGCACTCTTTGCTCAAAGCGCAGGTGTGAGTTTAAGGCCCCATATTAAATCCCACAAGATACCCGAAATAGCCCGACTTCAAATTGAATTTGGTGCAAAAGGTATAACGGTATCTAAAATAGGTGAAGCCGAGGTTATGGCGGACTCGGGAATTGACGATATATTTATTGCATATCAGATAATAGGCAGGGATAAAATCCTGAGGCTTGTAGATCTAGCAAAAAGGGTTAATGTCCGGGTAGGGGTGGACAGCCTTTACGGGCTGGATATATTGAATGAGGCATTTGAGAATCAGGGTTCTGCCATTGATGTACTGATTGAAATAGATACCGGCCTAAAGAGGTGTGGACTGGAACCGGGTAAAGGGGTAATAGATTTTGCAAAAGAGGTATTAAAAAGAAGGGCATTGAATTTTAAAGGCATATTTACCCATGCCGGCAATGCATATGGTGCACAGAACCGCGATCAGGTAAGACAAATAGGTGAAGAAGAAGGCCGGATAATGGCCAGGCTGGCCGGTGAATTAACCCGACACGGTATTAATGTTGAAGAGGTAAGTGTGGGCTCTACACCAACAGCTAAAATTTCGGGTAAAGAAAAAGGGGTTACCGAAATAAGGCCGGGGAACTATGTTTTTTATGACGCTATACAGATGGGGCTGAGGACAGCCGATGAGAACATGTGTTCGTTAAGGGTGCTTACTACAGTTATAAGTAAGCCTTCCCCCGACAGGGCAATTATAGATGCAGGCAGTAAAACCTTTGCGCTGGATAAAGGGGCTCACGGTGTTTCAAATGTTAAGGGCTTTGGATATGTAGTAGGGAAAAAGGGAGTGGTAATTGAACGTCTTTCAGAAGAACATGGAATCCTCGATATATCTCAGAATCACGATATCCAGATAGGTGAAATATTGGAGATTATCCCCAATCATGCCTGTCCGGTTATAAATCTCTTTGATGAAGTTGCATATGTTGAAGGGAGTCGGG is a genomic window of Koleobacter methoxysyntrophicus containing:
- a CDS encoding alanine racemase, with translation MQEDIYNLSTPHLIIRRDVLENNIRDMALFAQSAGVSLRPHIKSHKIPEIARLQIEFGAKGITVSKIGEAEVMADSGIDDIFIAYQIIGRDKILRLVDLAKRVNVRVGVDSLYGLDILNEAFENQGSAIDVLIEIDTGLKRCGLEPGKGVIDFAKEVLKRRALNFKGIFTHAGNAYGAQNRDQVRQIGEEEGRIMARLAGELTRHGINVEEVSVGSTPTAKISGKEKGVTEIRPGNYVFYDAIQMGLRTADENMCSLRVLTTVISKPSPDRAIIDAGSKTFALDKGAHGVSNVKGFGYVVGKKGVVIERLSEEHGILDISQNHDIQIGEILEIIPNHACPVINLFDEVAYVEGSRVKGFWKIAARGKNR